Sequence from the Verrucomicrobiota bacterium genome:
CGCGATTTGCGAATCGTCGAGGCTTCTCAGGAACCGTCTCTTCGGACCGTGGCCTTTAGATTACTGATCAGACCGTGGGATGGACGACAAAGCTCGTAGCGCAGAGTTGCACTCTGCCGTATCGCAGAATTGTATTCTGCGGGGCGTCTCCCGATCCGAGCACGCTGGGACTTGCCGGCGCCCTGCCGATTGGAAATCGGCGATACCGCAGATTGAAAATCTGCGCTACGGTTCTCCGGTCGATCTGTCGTCAACGGGATCCCTGGCATCCGTGGTCCCAGAACATGTAATTCTTGGATTGAGCAGAACCGCAGAACCGGTTGATTCCCGACGACACAACTGATTGACTCTCCAGAATGAAACACTCCGTTAGTCCTGCCTGGTTGGCCATCTCCTTCACGCTTTTTCTACGAACCCCATGCCCGACTTTTGGTCAATCTCCAGCGGGCGCGGAACAGGTGGTGCGCAAGACGGTCGTCAGCATCGTGAACGGCGCCTTCCACATCAATGGCCGACCCGCCTACGCGGGTCGCACGTGGAACGGCCACAAAATCGAAGGCCTGCTCATGAACTCGCGGATGGTGCAAGGCATCTTCGATGATTTGAATCCGGAGACCGCGCGCCAGTGGGCCTATCCCGACAAAGGCCAATGGGACGCCGAACGCAACACCCGCGAGTTCATCGCCGCCATGCCTGCCTGGCGCCGGCACGGGCTTCTTTGCTTCACCATCAATCTGCAGGGCGGTTCGCCCCAGGGTTACTCGCGGGACCAGCCGTGGCACAACTCCGCCATCACTGAGGACGGCGCGCTGCGGCCCGATTTCATGCGCCGCCTGGAGCGCATCCTCAACCGGGCCGATGAACTGGGCATGGCCGTGATCCTCGGCTACTTTTACTTTGGTCAGGATCAACGCCTAAAGGATGAAGCCGCCGTGCTGCGCGCGACCGACGGCGCAACCCAGTGGCTCTTCGAGCGCGGCTACCGAAACGTGCTCGTCGAGATCAACAACGAGTGCAACGTCCGCTACGATCACGAGATTCTAAAGCCGGACCGCGTGCACGAATTGATCGAGCGCGTCAAAAAGGTTGCGCGTCAGGGCCGCCGCCTCTACGTCAGCACTTCCTACGGCGGAAACGCCGTGCCCAAGGAAAACGTCGTGCGCAGCGCGGATTTCCTGCTGTTGCATGGCAACGGCGTGAGCAAACCCGAACGCATCGCGGAGATGGTCCGGCAGACCCGCGCTGTGCCCGGCTACCGCGGCCAGCCGATCTTGTTCAACGAAGACGACCACTTTGATTTCGACCAACCGCGCAACAACTTCATCGCCGCCGTGAGCGAATACGCGTCCTGGGGCTTCTTCGATTTCCGCATGAAAGGCGAGGGTTTCGACGAAGGCTACCAGAGCGTCCCGGTCAACTGGGGCATTTCCAGCGAGCGCAAGCGCGCTTTCTTCAAACTGCTTGGCGAGATGACGGGAACCAAGGCGGAGTAACGCAGATTCTCAAGTCCCCTTTTCTTCGCTTCGGCCACTTCGCGTATGCGCAAGACCAAGATCATCGCCACGCTCGGCCCGGCCACTGAATCCCCCGAAGTGATCGGCCAGCTTATCGACGCCGGGATGAACATCGCCCGGCTCAACATGTCGCACGCGACGCATTCCTGGGTCAGAAAGATCGTCAAGATCATCCGAACCGAAGCGGCGGCGAGGAACCAATGCGTCGGCATTCTCATGGACACGCAAGGCCCCGCCATCCGCACCGGAGATTTGCCGGCGGCCCTGGACCTTAAGCCTGGCCAAAAATTCACGCTTACCGTGCGCGGCGAAAAAAGCGAGGAACTGCACTCGGTCGATGTCAATTACGAGAATTTCGTGAACGACATCAGCGTCGATGACGTGGTGTTGATCGACAACGGCGCCATCGAGATGAAGGTTCTCACCAAGTTCGCCAACAGAATTGAGTGTGAAGTGCTGACGCCCGGCACACTCGGCAGTCGGAGGCACATCAACTTGCCCGGCGTCAAAGTCAGCTTGCCCGCGCTGACCGCGAAGGATCTGGCGGACGTCGCGGCGGGCCTGGACGTCGGCGTGGATTTCCTGGCCCTGTCCTTCGTCCGCGAAGCCAAGGACCTCCAGCAATTGCGCGCCGTGATCGAACCGGCCGCCCGCCGCCCGCTCGTCATCGCCAAGATCGAAGACCAGCAAGCGGTGCAGAATCTCGACGAAATCATTCGCGAGGCGGATGCGGTCATGGTCGCGCGCGGGGATTTGGGCATCGAGTGCCCTTACGAGGAGCTTCCGATCATCCAGCGCAAGGCCGTCAAAACTTGCCTTCGCGTGGGGCGGCCCGTCATCGTCGCGACGCACATGCTGGAAAGCATGATCGAAAACCCTTCCCCGACTCGCGCAGAAATCACCGACGTCGCCAACGCCGTGTTCGAGCAATCGGACGCGATCATGCTGAGCGGAGAGACGACCGTTGGCAAATATCCGCTGCGCTGCGTTGAAGTCTTTGACCGCATCGCGCGGCGCATCGAACGAAGCGGCGGCGCCAATTATCAGGACAAAGCCGAACTCACCACCGCGCGCCAGAAAATGGTGAAGAGCGCGGTGGTCATGGCCAACGAACTGAAGGCTGAAGCGATTCTCGTGTTCACGCTGCACGGCAACATGGCGCGTTACACGTCCTGGATGCGGCCGCGCCATTCCCGTATTTACGCGGTTTGCGAGCGCGAGGCCGTCGCCTTGTCCCTCGCCATCAACTGGGGCGTCACTCCTTTCGTCGTCCCGTTCGATCACGTCGATCCGGCGGAAACGATGAGCCACGCGATTCAGACGCTGGTGGGTCATGGGTGCCTGCAGAAAGGCAATACCATCGTCATTGTGGGCGCCGTCGAGGCCGACGACCGGATTGTGGACGCCCTGCAGATGCGCGTCATCGAATGAAACCGTCGCATGAGTGGCCACACCTTCCACGGCGGCGTCATCGAAGGTTTCAAGGGCCGTCCCTGGAACGCCCGGCAGCGCCACCAATTGTTTTCCTGGATGCGCGCGTGGAAGCTGAACAGATTTCAGCAGTTCCTGCCGATGACTTGATGCCGGTCAAGGCGAAGTGGCGGAGCGGCCTTATTTTAGGCAGGGTAGAACACAGCGATATGAAACTGCTCCCCTCACGGGCTCTCTGCCTCCTTTTGTGCTCCGCGGCGCCGGGCTTGATTTTGGAAGATGGGGAGTGGACAAGCGCGCCGGACATGCGCTCCGATCCGAGTTTCCTTAGTCGAGGGTGTTATCATGGCTGAGTTTGATCTAGATCACCGTCACGGCGATTGTCGGAGGGTTGGCCTCAACGACGGCTTACACGGGGGGCGTGTCGAAGCTCGTCGCCGAATCGCCGCAAGCGGCGCTGCCATTGGCGGGCGCGGCGCTGCTGGCCAATTCAATCCAATATCCCCGGTTGCTGCTCATCGTCGCCTTTATCAGTCCGGCCCTCGCGCAGGCGGCGCTGTTGCCGCTCTGGGCGATGATGCTGGCCGGGTTGGTGTCGTCAGCGATTCTGGTCCGGCCGGGAGCAGGCGCCGCGGCCCGAGACACGTCGGCTGGATTCAAGAACCCGCTGACGCTGGGTCCGGCGCTCAAATTCGGCGTGGTGTTCACAGGAATCTTGTTTTTGACCCGCGCGGGGAGTTACTTCTTTGGCCAGATCGGCCAACTGATCACGTCGGCGCTGGGCGGGTTGATCGATACGGATGCGGTTTTGCTTTCGCTCGCGGCGTCATTCGGTGAGAACAAAACCGCGGCGCATGACGCGGTGCTCTGCATCATTCTCGCGGCCGCCGCCAATGCCGTGCTGAAATCGGGGCTGGCCTACTTGAGCCGGCAACCCGCGTTTTACCTTCGGTTGATGGCCGGTTTCGCCGTGATCGTTGCCACGGGCCTTGTTGTCTTCTTCGTATTTGGTACCCGTCCGATCCTGGCTTTCTGACAACGCAAGGAGAGTTCAGAGAAGCAACGTGCTACCCGGTGAAGGTAGGGCGAGTGTCCTCACGAGCCAATTCCTATCGATGAACGGCTCGGCGGGAGTCTCGCCCCACCTTCACCGATTTTTCCGCACGGGGTTTTCCGGTTGCGTTCGGCCTCGCGCTTCGCGTTGAATCACCCGGCGACATTCTGTGGTGATGCGCCGAACCTATCTCGGAAAACGCTTATGAAGACAATGAACCGTTACTTCGACACGGTCCTGGCCCAACTGGAGCAACTGCGCCGTTCCGAGTGGTGCAAGATCGAGCAAGCCGCGGCCTGGGTAGGAGAGGCCCTCGCAAACGATCACTGGCTCTACGCGTTTGGCACCGGGCATTCGCACGCGTTGGCCGAGGAAATTTTCTTCCGCGCCGGCGGCCTGGTTCGGGGCGTGCCCGTGCTGGATCCCAAATTGATGCTTCATGAAAATGCAATCGAGGCGACGTGGCAGGAGCGGAAGGAAGGTTACGCCGCGCAATTGCTCGCGCTGTATCCTATCGCGCGCGGCGATGCATTGATCATCGCTTCCAATTCAGGGCGCAACGCCGTCCCCATCGAGATGGCCCTGGAAGCGCGCGCCCGTGGTCTCAAAGTCATCGCCATCGCCAGCCTGGCTCACGGCCGCCAATGGCCGTCGCGTCATCCCTCGGGCAAGTCGCTCGCCGACGTGGCGGACCTCGCCATAGACAACTGCGCGGCGTCGGGCGATGCCTGCCTTGAATTGCCCGGCATGCCTTCGCGGGTTGGCCCCACGTCCACAGTGACGGGCGCGTTGATCGTGAATGCGATCATCGTCCAGGGAATTGAAAACGCGCTGCAACAGGGCGCCGCCCCGGAGATTTACATCAGCAGCAACAGCGATGGGGACGAGCACAATGAGAAACTGCTTTCCAAATACAAAAGCCGCGTTCGGCATCTTTGAAATCGTGGGCGGCGTTAGCAGTCGCAACCCCCATTTCTAACGTCTGAACTGCTCGGCAGGAGTCTCGCCCCACCTTGATCGAGGGTTACCCCACGGCTGATTCAAGAAGGAGCCCGGGCAGTTTGCCCGCGCGGGCTGCCTGAAGATCTCGAAGAAAGCCGGCGGGCAGCCTGCCCGCGCTCCTTTCGCCAGATTCTTGACTCAGCGGTCGGGTTATTCCGGGTTATTCGAAGAACCTTTTCTCAGATTTGACTCTCGCACTCCCTTTGCTAAAGTGGTGATAGCGGTCAGCAAAGGGCAATTCGTGAACAGCAAAGTCGTACTAATATTAACCCGCCCTTTGCGATGTTCACGCCGCGAATGAAAGGCTAGCTATGCAAATCAAGAATCATCGTAAGGGGGGCTTCACCCTGGTGGAAATCATGATCGTCGTGGCCATTATCGGCCTCTTGGCGGCCATCGCCATTCCCAACTTCGTGAAAGCGCGCACCACAGCCCAGAAGAACGCCTGTATTCAGAACCTGAAACAGATCGACAGCGCGAAGGAACAATGGGCGCTGGAAAACAAGAAGACCGAAGGCACTTCGACCGCCGGCTCTGAGAGCGCCATCAACGCGTTCATGAAGAGCGCCCCGGCGTGCCCCGGCAGCGGCAGCTACACTTACAATGCCGTCGGAACTTCTCCGTCCTGCAGTCTGAGCGCGTCCAACGGACATACGCTCTAAAGGTTTGTTGAGCGAACTTGGAAAGGCTTGAGGATCGTCATCGTATTTATGCCCATGACCACTTAGCCCTTTCAAATTCGGCCTGAGCCACACGGTGAAAGCGCCAGACCTGGCCGGTCTGTTTGGATACCCGCTTGCGCTGGCAGAAGTGGAAGCGGAACGGAACAGCGAATCCCTCAACCTCATGGTCTTCCTCGAACCAGTAACCGAACAGGCGCAGCGTCACTTCCGACGCACCGGGGAAACCTTCGGTCCGCCACTTGTCCACCGCCTTCCGCAGCTTGGCAATCAACAGCAGCTTGCTCGGCCGCCGGCCGGACTTGTCCACACTCCAACCGGTCTCGGACTTCGCATCCTTGACCAGAAACGAATCCGGCTTC
This genomic interval carries:
- the pyk gene encoding pyruvate kinase, translating into MRKTKIIATLGPATESPEVIGQLIDAGMNIARLNMSHATHSWVRKIVKIIRTEAAARNQCVGILMDTQGPAIRTGDLPAALDLKPGQKFTLTVRGEKSEELHSVDVNYENFVNDISVDDVVLIDNGAIEMKVLTKFANRIECEVLTPGTLGSRRHINLPGVKVSLPALTAKDLADVAAGLDVGVDFLALSFVREAKDLQQLRAVIEPAARRPLVIAKIEDQQAVQNLDEIIREADAVMVARGDLGIECPYEELPIIQRKAVKTCLRVGRPVIVATHMLESMIENPSPTRAEITDVANAVFEQSDAIMLSGETTVGKYPLRCVEVFDRIARRIERSGGANYQDKAELTTARQKMVKSAVVMANELKAEAILVFTLHGNMARYTSWMRPRHSRIYAVCEREAVALSLAINWGVTPFVVPFDHVDPAETMSHAIQTLVGHGCLQKGNTIVIVGAVEADDRIVDALQMRVIE
- a CDS encoding type II secretion system protein → MQIKNHRKGGFTLVEIMIVVAIIGLLAAIAIPNFVKARTTAQKNACIQNLKQIDSAKEQWALENKKTEGTSTAGSESAINAFMKSAPACPGSGSYTYNAVGTSPSCSLSASNGHTL
- a CDS encoding SIS domain-containing protein; the protein is MKTMNRYFDTVLAQLEQLRRSEWCKIEQAAAWVGEALANDHWLYAFGTGHSHALAEEIFFRAGGLVRGVPVLDPKLMLHENAIEATWQERKEGYAAQLLALYPIARGDALIIASNSGRNAVPIEMALEARARGLKVIAIASLAHGRQWPSRHPSGKSLADVADLAIDNCAASGDACLELPGMPSRVGPTSTVTGALIVNAIIVQGIENALQQGAAPEIYISSNSDGDEHNEKLLSKYKSRVRHL
- a CDS encoding DUF4010 domain-containing protein, with the protein product MTVTAIVGGLASTTAYTGGVSKLVAESPQAALPLAGAALLANSIQYPRLLLIVAFISPALAQAALLPLWAMMLAGLVSSAILVRPGAGAAARDTSAGFKNPLTLGPALKFGVVFTGILFLTRAGSYFFGQIGQLITSALGGLIDTDAVLLSLAASFGENKTAAHDAVLCIILAAAANAVLKSGLAYLSRQPAFYLRLMAGFAVIVATGLVVFFVFGTRPILAF